The sequence below is a genomic window from Cucumis melo cultivar AY chromosome 5, USDA_Cmelo_AY_1.0, whole genome shotgun sequence.
TGGCATACTCAACAAAGATTTAATGTTtggacctaaataatttaatttggattaaattaagtTATTTCTCTTAAAGGACAGTTTGGACCAAGTGATTTTAgagcgtgggatttctccagttaagggctcaattgttgcaacctcgacctcggGTAAGTTATTTCGACTGAATTTTTTGGTCCTTGGTCGTTTGGTGGTTAGGTTATTCAAATTTGGTGTTTTTCTAATTGTTAGGACTttgctgcttggaaagcgtgatttTACTATTAGAATTCgattgagcaaatctccaggtaagagattctactactagacctacgagtggaattaagagatcgcatataTTTTTAGTTATGCATATTGATGATTAGATTTCATAACGACATGACAATTAAtaatgatatgatatgacatgatgatatgatgtgacatgatgacgtGATGATGATATGTTACGTGCATGCTATGGTTAaggtgtatgttagcttatcctattagaggcgtacctgcatgggtgtccttcgggatcaccacctttttaagACTACGTAGTCCGACGgaaccgccagtctggcattgacatagacatgattcgagtgattcgacgggatcgctcgcagcccgattgtcttagtattTCCTCCGGatacactacagaccagtttgtcctaggtgttcctttgggatcaccaaagaccagttatgttccttcgggatcacatgttgcacgtctTTGGGAACGGGTCCATTCTTTGGTACCATTTTCAATTctttaataggaagctaacaggcacctagcggaactagtagtgggtcccttactgagtattttgtaCTCATTCTTTCCATTTCTATGTTTTCAGACAGAtgcagaggtaagagcaaaggcaagctggcgaatgacgagaagtgaccgtggcgaacCATAGGGATACGTTTGCTTCTGCTTTATGTCATATTTCGAATTTTAGcgttgcattttattttattctttttttgttattttaattctttaaaattagatagcgctcgagttaggattttattttttagttaggATTTTACTTTTTATACTTATTTCTAATTAGATTTGcttatgcttttaaatgaaaagatttgaggttttgttctatttttctatcttaattttacaaattttttttttcaattagtaatGACTTTGACATAGTATAAGGAGTCGGGTTGTTacataacctaaatccaataaattaacatcctaagttgtttgatgagtcttgaacaatatgtaaaAACATACAATGATTAATATTAAAGATAAAGCTTAAAGGGTCTAAGGTATAACGGTACCTTATGCTGATAACACTATGGGTGTGTTtggagttcaaatattaatttaatatgaattagattcatataaaattataagtTAACTTTTAGAAAAATTCAATGTGTATATTATACATcttaagggtgtgtttggattatattttcaagtgattaaattaaaaaataattttttttggaaaaaagatCATGTATTTGGCAACTAcctaaaataaatttagaaaaaatgaatttataaaataatatggtTAAGGATAAACACCTAAAACCAACTTATAGGAAAATAAATCTTGTGTTTAATGTTTAATCTCCCTAATTTATATGAAACAATCTGACCAACATCTTTAAGTATCCTCACCAACTGTCGTCGGTCAACTTTCTTTTACCGTTTTTTTTGTGGCAGTTAGCTATCAACTTTCCTCACCAACCTTCGTTGGCCAACTTTCTTTCACCGCTTTTTCATGGTTGGTTGGCTACAAATTTTTGTTGGTCATTTTTTTATGATCGTTGTTGGcttatttttgtcaattttttttatggtaACTGTTACTGGTCAACTTTTATCGATCGTTTTTCAATGTTTATTATCAGTCAACTgccaacctttttttttttttttgtgattgtCATCGTTTGACTTCCAATGGCCACTGTTGCCAACCTCTGATTATCATTTTACAATAGCTATCACCAACCACCTCAAACCAACATCGTCGATGATCGAAGTCGAACTTTTATTATAATCTCCACGAacgaattatatatatatatatatatatatatatatatatatatatatatatatatatatatatatacatctaCTCTATTACAAAACAAACAAGTTTTTACCTAAGAACACTTTTGAAAATAATTGTCAAACACACATGTGTGTTCCTTTCAAGgcatttttagaaaaaatatttaaatgataatgcattttttttagaaaatgtttTCTTCTTAAGTAATTCCAAACAAACCCTAAAATTGTAAGTTataagagaaatttatatttgaatatgttttaaatttggattaaattaaatataagatatttaatttagcaattaattaattgaagaattaattttttattttattttattaaatttgatttgatcgaattaattaaattaaaactataggttatgtgagagatattcatttaaatatgatttaaatgaaatattaattaaatatgacttaattaatcattaatttaattaattcttaaaaattttaattaattaatttaaattaaattaaattaaacaaataactcccttaCGTGGGAGTTGTTCAAGGAACGTGGGATGTCTTCCCACCTATCCCGTTTCTCTCAATAACTTCCCCTTCTTAAGGATGAAAAAAGGGGAAGTAAATAACACTACAAAGAGAGAGGAATGTTCTGGAAAAAATCCTCTACATATTCTCTCAATTCTCTCGACAATATTCTCATTCCAATTTTTGTTTCCATAAACTAAAATCTCTTTCTCAGATAATAGagaggtttccaagtggtggtgctcTAATACTGGTGTTTTAGTAGATATAGAGACTTCAACGAGAGTAAGTTCCTTGCTCTctgtcttttttatttttagttttatttttatttattttttttaaagcatTCTTAGCCATAGTAAATTAgtttttgtaattctttttccaatgtattgttatttttaagttataaaaaaaatgagttTTAGCAAGATACATAAGTGCACCAATTGCACTAAGATACGATACTTCTAAACCAAGAAGTTCTTCATTTTCCTCTTGAGGTAGAAATGTATCTTTTTCACATCTAGTGAACGAACTTGCATTGGAATGTTTAATAATGGATGTGCTTtattcatataaaaaaaatttcaaattcttttctttataaGTTGATTGATGAATAAATATTTCATCTTCTAAATGCTCAATTTGCAAATCAAGGCAACATTTTGTTTTTTCGAGAtttttcatctcaaattctttcttaagatgctctattgcctttgaaaaaattcttcaagagttccaattatatttaaatcatcaatatATACAGTTATAACAATAAACTTTGACCGTAATTTCTTTGTAAAAACGCATGGACATATTGGATTATTATGATATccttctttcaaaaaatatttactGTAAAATGGCAATTGTACCACATTCGTCTTGCTTGTTTCAATTCATACAATGATCTCTGTAACATAATTGAATATAGTTCCCAAGAACTTGATTTATATATTtcaggtatcttaaatccttcTAGGACTTTCATATAACTATCATTATCAATAAATTCATAAGATGCATGTCTAGATTTTCATACACAGCCAAGCTAATTAAAATCTTATTGTGATTGATCCACCACTGGAGAATATGTCTCCTCAAAATCAATAACAGATCTTTGTAAAAAACTTTGTGCAACTAATATTGTTTTATATCTTGTGAtctcattatttttatttttttttcttacaaacACTCATTTATATTCCATAGGTTTGACACCCTCTGGTGCTTGGACTACTAGTCCAAAAACTTGATGTTTTGAAAGTGAATTTAATTCTATCTCAATTGTTTCTTTCCATAAAAATCAATCTTTTCTCTGTCGACATTCTtcaacatattttggttcaggatCCTCATTTTTCGATATAATATCAAAAGCAACATAATgtgcaaaaatgttgtcaacaATTACATTAGTTCAGTTCCATCTTTCTCCCGTCATGACATAGTTTATTGGAATTTTATTATTATccttgttggaatttatgttctaaaactcgtattttgtagtttaaaattatattctattcaataaagtggttattgaggacttattaatgaaagtaaaatatataatatagaattcaataaactaaggtttCGAGGCTAtttagtgtagacttgaactttatgtaaagatataaatgtggatcaagttcgagtatatagcgtAAATGgtttatagtgtatgaataaggttaagCATATTATTatgggaacactatggatgcggcctgctttgtagttagtacaaatgatatgatcctgaatcgttcatgtagagacatggaaataggggcatcctatgtaaagagtttacataagatttgaaccatgaaatagtcacttttaagttataacatcgttgactatataaaactaactatgTTATGCTTTTGAGTTCAAATGTATCCCTATTATGgtatttttcctttttgtctATTGTATCTGGCTCAACGCCATTCTTCCTATTCATGTTAATCACTCAGCCTCTCTAATAAAGTCtccttataatataatataataaaataaaagtttcATTCAATGAGCGATCAAAATCTAAATATAACACCCCGAGTTTAAGAGGGGGACATGAATGAACCGGTATCACATATGAATGAGAGGGATCGTAAggacatgaaagtaaggttaGGAAAGacataaaagaattaaaagttactaaCTATACCAACAAGGTGCACTTTCCTTTTCTGTGGCTCAATTATAGGAACTTCAATGTTGGGCGACCTTGTAGGAATTTTCAAAAAGCCCACATGCTCACAAAGACGATCAAatgcaaatctaaacgattttttttttcaagattctttgatacacgattatttaaatttggagccaaatctaaacgattgtgtaccaatatcccaacgattttttatatttgatacacgatcttgtaccaaataactccttaataaataatataaaatttatgattgatcgaaaacatataaaagaaattgcaaaaaagaacaagaaaaaaaaaaacaaaaaggacaaacctaaactattcttttttttctttattacaTGAACGGTATGAAAATTAAGATTATTATTACTAGAGGGTAAATAATATGACATCTTTTATTGGCTccgatttatttatttatttatttattagtttttttttttttttttttttttttttgcaatctTGAAAAAGTACAATTAATTTCATATTCAATAACTCAGGAGAGCATTAGAGCACAGAATAAAATCAGCAAATCCATAATTATTTACTACTACCAATACGAAGCATCAAGTCATTCAGCTGATGGCTTTGCtttaattattgcattaaaaaTAAGTAAAGATAGAAATTCAGAATGACGTGTAGGACTTAGTTTCCCcaacataaaataaagaaacaaacaaGAAATTGCATAGTGGTCAGCTCACTACCCATTGtatttcaaattaaatatataccCTAAAACCAAACCCAACCAAACACACTTTCAATACgattacaaaaaaattaaaaaaaaaaaaagaaaaaaaaaagaaaaaaaaagaaagaaagaaagaaagaaagaaaaccaaaaccaaaaacCTCTGTTTTTCTTCAAAGAAAGCAAAAAGGGAAATGGATGGTTTGATTCCGATGTTTTATAGAGCGATGAAGAAAAATAGAAGGAGAAGGCAATATACAGTGCTTTCCACAAAAGCAGAATCAGAATCAGAAGGGGAAGCAGCTTCTTTATCTTTCAACATTGCTGATTTCTATGTGGATCCGCCTTCTATCAAATCTGAGGGCAGGGGTTACCGGAGATACAACTCATACGGCGGATCTACCCCTCAGGAGTGGCGGAGGAGTGGCGTAGCCGCCGGGAAGTCAAGGAGTCATGGGCAACCACCGGAACAACAGCTTGTTAGGTTCAGAAGCCAGAGGATTCTGTCCTGCTTGACTGGCCATTAAAATTTGTGAGCCCTTATTCTTCCAACTTTAAAATTAATCAATATGTACAGCATAATTATATCTTTCATCTTCAAAACTACTTGATGATGTTGATTCTCTTCAAGGCTTTTGTTTTAATCCAAATTTTgtgcatttcttttttcttttttcttttttctttttcttttttttttttcttggtgGTTGTTGTGTATTGCAAAGTTGGTCAAAATGGAGATTGGTGGACAAGATTATCTTATTTGACTTTTTGTAAATCATGAGTTGTaataagaaatcaaataaaTCAACAAACCCATAACACCTACTTTTGTTTTATTCATCTTGCCTAagttcctcttcttttttttttaaatatttcctTTGCCTCCTAAACCCATCTTTATTACTAATATGgatttataactttttttctAACTAATCTTTTGAACATGATAATGCTTTCAAGTATAATTCTCAAACTACCGAGAACTTATTAGTAGCCTTCATTTTTAAAATCCtaattactttttattttcatGTCACTGCtagaaattttgaatttaatggCATTTAATAATGTGGCgtttacaaaaatagcaaaagaaaaaaattacgGCAATAGAACCATGTCATTATATTTTTTGAAGCAAGAGTAACAAATTTTAAAGCGGATAAAACTTTGAGCCTTCTAATAGTCGTCTAACATATTTAATTTCTTAACATATttatcatatttgtcatatttgcaatatacaaaaaaaaaaagtgttataaattggttttttctaaaaaattttgTCATCTGATGTAAttttcctttaataaatatcacTAATGGCTTGCTTGGCATATATTTTGTGTTCATAAAGTCCCCGTGAAGATATATTCATTTATGACACATAGGAAAAAAAGTGTTATTTAAATTGCTTACATACAATTTATTTAATGTCACTTACGAAGTTACTGCAACATATATTTAGCAATTGTCACTGTTAATTAGATTTCAACACAATGTAATTGTCATTGTTTAGGTtcaaattaaattgattttttgtattatgttgTCCTAGTTGGCGACGTTCTTGTAGTGTCATTTCATTTCAAATCATAACATGATCTAACAGTCATGTAATTACTAAATTCTGCGCAATTATTCTTGACAAcaaaatccaaattttgattATTAATGTGTACGGTTATCTTGTCATTTTtcgtataaaataaagaatgaaGTAGTCATATAATTATGAattttttacaaatataaatttgaacTCATATATATGAACAAAATTGATAATGTTCTAACAAAGAAAGTATCGAACGTCCCCTAAGGGGCAAATACGCAAACTACTAACTAAAACTTGGTAAATATTTTACAAAGAAACTAAGTACAACAAGATATTGTCTCAAATAACTACATTGCAACAAATTTTGTCACTAACCAAATGTCAATCTATTTGCTTGGTAGCTTCCCAACTTCAGTAGACTCGTTCAAGACCTAGTAAAAGCACAAATTTTAGAGTTTTAGAGTTTTCGATTTAGAGTTTAACTCAAAGTTTTAAGATCAATTAAAACTATCAAGAATGGAGAGTAATACAATACACCAACTAAAGAAAACATGTAATCCATGTAAAAAGTGAAAGAAATGTGAAACAAATTACACTGAATTACTTGATTTTTTCATTGATAGATGTTGCTTATTTATATAATTACAATGAGGTAAATATGGTAGAAAATAATGACAATTGATTACAAATTAATTTACAATTATGGGCTTAAATTATGGAATTATTgattacaatttaatttacaaTTATGGGCTTAAATTATGGGGGGAGATTTGGGAAGATTGATTTATTTCTTAATATCCCCCCTCAAACGGATGACTCAGGTTGAGTGAGTAGTTTGTTGCGAAGATGAAGAAAGGTTGGAACCAATAGTGGCTTTGTGAGCATATCAGCAAGTTGCTTCCCGAACAAAGTGATAATCAATCTCAATGTGTTTTGTTCTTGCATGGAAAACAAGATTATGAGCAAGAGAGACAACGGAAGCATTATCACACCATAGTGTTGGTGAAGTTTTTACAGGAACATGGAGATCACAAAGAAGTTGTCGTATCCAGTAAAGATCAACAGTAGTAGTGGCGAGAGAACGATATTCTGCTTCTGTGGAAGAACTAGAGGCTGTAGGTTACTTTTTAGAAGACCAGGAGGTTGGTTAGAGCCAAGGAAGGCAATGTATCCGGAGGTAGAGCGTCTGTCAAAACTATCACTTACCTAATCAGGGTCACAAAAGGTTTGAAGAGAAAACGAACCTTTGCGAAAATTTATTCCAAGAGTTGGAGTACCACATAAATATCGGAGGATGCGTTTGATTGCCAAGAAGTGAATGACAGTCGGTTTGTGCATGA
It includes:
- the LOC103485749 gene encoding uncharacterized protein LOC103485749 codes for the protein MDGLIPMFYRAMKKNRRRRQYTVLSTKAESESEGEAASLSFNIADFYVDPPSIKSEGRGYRRYNSYGGSTPQEWRRSGVAAGKSRSHGQPPEQQLVRFRSQRILSCLTGH